In the Gossypium raimondii isolate GPD5lz chromosome 9, ASM2569854v1, whole genome shotgun sequence genome, one interval contains:
- the LOC105798710 gene encoding MADS-box protein SOC1-like isoform X1: protein MYFSREIPFWRQRRKQKIKGTKILIMVRGKAQMMRIENDTSSNQQTIERYRRHTKDNETNKPIEQNLQHLKAESANMLKTVEDLEVSRRYWSFYKIQPRHQNIYWG, encoded by the exons ATGTATTTCAGCAGGGAGATCCCATTCTGGagacaaagaagaaaacaaaagatcaaag GTACGAAGATCCTCATCATGGTGAGGGGAAAAGCACAAATGATGCGCATAGAGAACGATACGAGCAG CAATCAGCAAACTATAGAACGTTATAGGCGGCATACAAAGGATAACGAAACCAATAAGCCAATTGAACAAAACCTGCAG CATCTAAAGGCTGAATCAGCAAACATGTTGAAGACAGTAGAGGATCTTGAAGTTTCAAGAAGGTATTGGTCTTTTTACAAGATTCAACCCCGccaccaaaatatatattgggGTTAA
- the LOC105798710 gene encoding MADS-box protein SOC1-like isoform X2 gives MYFSREIPFWRQRRKQKIKGTKILIMVRGKAQMMRIENDTSSNQQTIERYRRHTKDNETNKPIEQNLQHLKAESANMLKTVEDLEVSRSNKLQLQAFWHM, from the exons ATGTATTTCAGCAGGGAGATCCCATTCTGGagacaaagaagaaaacaaaagatcaaag GTACGAAGATCCTCATCATGGTGAGGGGAAAAGCACAAATGATGCGCATAGAGAACGATACGAGCAG CAATCAGCAAACTATAGAACGTTATAGGCGGCATACAAAGGATAACGAAACCAATAAGCCAATTGAACAAAACCTGCAG CATCTAAAGGCTGAATCAGCAAACATGTTGAAGACAGTAGAGGATCTTGAAGTTTCAAGAAG CAATAAGCTCCAGTTGCAGGCTTTTTGGCATATGTAG